A region from the Mercenaria mercenaria strain notata chromosome 7, MADL_Memer_1, whole genome shotgun sequence genome encodes:
- the LOC123556070 gene encoding monocarboxylate transporter 4-like — MQQSADNTPSTSELMRFDECDQQTHTKKMSNSPLLPRNRSWSHGNRRTSSSSQNSQEGLSPLNSLAVSLSRSQVALCSSADVICGPVIDTPRNKNKKASFRRRLKASYDLTLFRSLVFPVFLLMAAMMAPTTLLPPMFLAPLSRDLGISAERIGLLMSIAGGVGMFSRILCALFADRKYVKLTTLLAVVSALAGVTAHCVRFIKTFPLLVFVAVIFGLCCEIYQSTYPVILVEYLTLPKLKSCIGFTLLCHGVAVASTFPVIGSFRDATGNYIASYHFLGTMSFVGALLALSLPYIHRRQQSDVRI; from the exons atgcaaCAGAGTGCAGACAACACTCCGTCTACATCTGAATTAATGCGTTTTGATGAATGTGATCAACAAACGCATACAAAGAAAATGTCAAACTCACCATTATTACCGCGTAATAGATCATGGTCCCATGGTAACAGACGAACAAGTTCGTCCTCACAAAATTCACAGGAGGGGTTGTCCCCCTTGAATAGTCTTGCTGTCTCGTTGTCAAGGTCACAAGTAGCACTATGTTCTAGTGCAGACGTAATCTGCGGACCCGTCATTGACACTCCgagaaacaaaaataagaaagCATCATTTCGGAGAAGACTGAAGGCCTCATACGACTTAACCTTGTTCAGATCACTGGTGTTTCCGGTGTTCTTACTTATGGCGGCCATGATGGCGCCAACAACTCTTCTACCTCCGATGTTTTTAGCTCCATTATCTAGAGATCTCGGTATTAGTGCTGAACGAATTGGATTACTGATGTCAATTGCAGGTGGTGTTGGGATGTTCTCTAGAATTCTTTGCGCTTTATTTGCCGACAGAAAATATGTGAAATTGACTACACTGTTAGCTGTGGTATCAGCTCTTGCTGGGGTAACAGCGCATTGTGTTAGATTCATCAAGACCTTCCCTTTATTGGTTTTCGTTGCTGTAATATTTG GATTATGTTGTGAGATCTATCAGTCAACATATCCCGTTATTCTCGTGGAGTACTTGACGTTACCCAAGCTGAAGAGCTGTATCGGGTTTACGTTGTTGTGTCACGGTGTAGCAGTTGCGTCTACATTTCCAGTTATTG GTTCGTTCAGGGACGCTACAGGAAATTACATCGCATCATATCACTTTTTGGGAACCATGTCTTTTGTAGGGGCGCTTTTAGCATTGTCTTTGCCATATATTCATAGAAGACAGCAATCGGACGTGAGAATTTAA
- the LOC123555022 gene encoding rac guanine nucleotide exchange factor JJ-like, with the protein MLSRRIDDVKRETNIIKNGLVETNSAVSKIENKIENIQANVSAAIIDLNKNMERVSESLINDKVEKVEKRSESLINNEIKNMQVISESLNTEIMKQSVTVQKMLFTEKKRLREIAEKFENKFSTLESDMKSQMTLMNASLESTVDSLEQSMTGHKTQTNTSLVSMNTDLQYMMNATNQQIEVMNVEFRNMMEDSNLKIEETKSEIENQTNIKMKELKQDIQEKSIQSMEKINEVSQDILTRTSSNLQSAKSGINYRLNNAESRLSSISSKLTSLEREQDNQEDNIDGQIRRLSSRISKEEARKVAFSARLNTKHSYYSKNEKIIFDDVRYSYGGGYSSSTGIFTAPKSGTYLFTYNVESRDEKKAHVKLVVRGYFKTTAIVEGGPNLTGGNAGIAYLSYDDKAWIETSSLDNKYYIWPYRTTFNGILID; encoded by the exons ATGTTATCGAGGAGAATAGACGATGTTAAGCGAGaaacaaacattataaaaaaCGGACTTGTGGAAACAAACTCTGCTGTGagcaaaatagaaaacaaaatagaaaatatacaagCTAACGTGTCGGCAGCTATTATCGATTTGAACAAAAATATGGAAAGAGTGTCTGAATCTCTGATAAATGATAAAGTCGAGAAAGTTGAGAAAAGGTCTGAATCgctaataaataatgaaattaagAATATGCAAGTCATTTCAGAATCTTTGAATACTGAAATAATGAAACAATCAGTGACAGTGCAGAAAATGCTCTTTACGGAGAAAAAACGCTTGAGGGAAATAGCCGAAAAGTTTGAGAACAAATTTTCGACGTTGGAATCAGATATGAAATCTCAAATGACATTGATGAATGCATCATTGGAAAGCACTGTTGACAGTCTGGAACAATCAATGACAGGGCACAAGACACAGACTAACACTTCGCTCGTTTCGATGAATACCGATCTCCAATATATGATGAACGCAACAAACCAGCAGATAGAAGTAATGAACGTTGAATTCCGAAACATGATGGAAGATTCCAATTTGAAAATCGAAGAGACAAAAAGTGAAATCGAAAATCAAAccaatataaaaatgaaagaattaaAACAAGATATACAAGAAAAGTCTATACAGTCGATGGAAAAGATCAATGAAGTTAGCCAAGATATCCTAACTAGAACAAGCTCAAATCTACAAAGTGCGAAAAGTGGGATCAACTATCGGCTAAATAATGCAGAGAGTCGATTGAGTTCAATTTCGTCAAAGCTTACCTCACTTGAAAGGGAACAAG acaaccAAGAAGACAATATTGACGGTCAGATCAGGCGGTTAAGCAGTAGAATTTCAAAGGAGGAAG CAAGGAAAGTAGCATTTTCAGCAAGACTAAACACAAAACACAGCTATTATAGTAAAAACGAAAAGATAATATTTGACGACGTTCGGTACAGTTACGGTGGAGGGTACAGCTCATCAACGGGAATCTTTACAGCACCGAAATCCGGAACGTACTTATTTACATATAACGTGGAAAGCCGCGACGAAAAGAAAGCTCATGTAAAGTTAGTGGTACGTGGATATTTTAAAACAACTGCTATTGTAGAAGGCGGGCCTAATCTCACTGGTGGGAATGCAGGTATAGCATATCTCTCCTATGATGACAAGGCTTGGATAGAGACATCAAGTCTAGACAACAAGTATTATATTTGGCCTTACAGGACAACATTCAATGGTATTCTAATTGACTga
- the LOC123555020 gene encoding heavy metal-binding protein HIP-like → MNNAESQLSSMSSKLTSLEREQDNQEDNFDGQISRLSSRISKEEARKVAFSARLNTKHSYYSKNEKIIFDDVRYSYGGGYSSSTGIFTAPKSGTYLFTFNVQARPYKIAHVGLMVRGYWKTPALVESDGTNLTGGNVAIAYLSYGDKAWIQTAGVDDKYYIWPYRTTFNGILID, encoded by the exons ATGAATAATGCGGAAAGTCAGTTAAGTTCAATGTCGTCAAAGCTTACCTCACTTGAAAGGGAACAAG acaacCAGGAAGACAATTTTGACGGTCAGATCAGCCGGCTAAGCAGTAGAATTTCAAAGGAGGAAG CAAGGAAAGTAGCATTTTCAGCAAGACTAAATACAAAACACAGCTATTATAGTAAAAACGAAAAGATAATATTTGACGACGTTCGGTACAGCTACGGTGGAGGGTACAGCTCATCAACGGGAATCTTTACAGCACCGAAATCTGGAacgtatttgtttacatttaacgTGCAAGCCAGGCCTTATAAAATAGCTCACGTAGGGTTAATGGTACGCGGATATTGGAAAACACCGGCTTTAGTAGAAAGCGATGGTACTAATCTCACAGGTGGGAATGTAGCTATAGCATATCTCTCCTATGGTGACAAGGCTTGGATACAGACAGCAGGTGTAGACGACAAGTATTATATATGGCCTTACAGGACAACATTCAATGGTATTCTAATTGACTGA